In Hyphomicrobiales bacterium, the sequence GAGATCGACGAAGACGTTGCCGTACTCGACGCGCTTGACCGCGCCGTTGACGATCTCGCCGATGCGATCCTTGTACTCGTCGTACTGACGGTCACGTTCGGCCTCGCGCACCTTCTGCACGATGACCTGCTTGGCCGACTGGGCGGCGATGCGGCCGAAATCGAAGGGCGGCAGCGGATCGGCGATGACGTCACCGACCTGCGCAGCAGGATTGTGGCGCTTGGCCTCCTCGACCGTGATCTCGATCGCCGGGTTCTCGACATGCTCGACCACCTGGAGGTGGCGGGCCAGACGCAGTTCGCCGGTCTTGGTGTTGATCTCGGCGTGGACGTCGGTCTCGATGCCGTAGCGCGAGCGGGCCGCCTTGGCGATGGCGTCCTGCATGGCGTCGACGACGATCTGGCGATCGATCGACTTCTCACGGGCGACCGCGTCGGCGATCTGCAGCAGTTCGAGCCTGTTGGCGCTGACGACCATGACGCTCACTCCTCTTCGTTATTGTCTTCGTGCGGAGCCGATCCGCGGGCTTTCGTACCCGGTCGCGGTCCCAGCGATTTGCCTCGGCCCTTCTTCGGGCCGGCGATGTCGTCGGCGGCCGGCATTTCCGGCGGCAGGCCGGATTTGCCGCGACGCAGCGATTCCGTGACGAGCGCATCGGTCAGGACCAGCCGCGCCTCGGCAATCAGCCGCATCGGAATGGCGACGTCGCGCTCTTCCTCGCTCTTGGCGTCGTCCCGCGACAGCAGCGCGTCCTCGCCGGAGGCGCCGCGCAGGATGCCGCGAAAACGCTTGCGGCCCGCGACCGGCTCGCTCGTGTCGATCTTGGTGAGATGGCCGGCCCAGCGCTCGAAATCGCTCGCGCGCACCAGCGGCCGGTCGATCCCCGGCGACGAAACTTCGAGATGGTAAGCCGCCTGGATCGGATCGTCGACGTCGAGCGCCGGCGAGACCGCCTGGCTGATCTCCTCGCAGCCCTCGACATTCATCGAGCCGTCGGGCAGCTCGGCCATGATC encodes:
- the rimP gene encoding Ribosome maturation factor RimP yields the protein MNEPSDPKAAPDQEARLVVESGVAARVAAIVEPAIMDLGYRLVRVRVTGQNGCTVQIMAELPDGSMNVEGCEEISQAVSPALDVDDPIQAAYHLEVSSPGIDRPLVRASDFERWAGHLTKIDTSEPVAGRKRFRGILRGASGEDALLSRDDAKSEEERDVAIPMRLIAEARLVLTDALVTESLRRGKSGLPPEMPAADDIAGPKKGRGKSLGPRPGTKARGSAPHEDNNEEE